One window of Deltaproteobacteria bacterium genomic DNA carries:
- a CDS encoding FUSC family protein — MILIAWSRRSRASDSGCRWPKRRRIRSDCTDGRFGAPPSEAEAAHFAVADEVLHGACHVLRWARATRASSLTAVQSEYSLWTRDPEAEVLPACEELGSGFVPFTPLGAGYLTDEIDSATKFDQSDSCLHARGSRGQRTRGHALAPDLDLVLGRAMHEVFRKLLRPDWSRLDVHTALRCVPGIALPLLLGFATGHVRQGVMAASGAFSVGFGAFYEILRSRRLAMLVAALGMAVSSWVGAVSGSSTPACIAVAGIWGLVYGVISDLSVGASWVSLMWVIWLIISTASPLHGVHALARAGFILLGGVLQALFVDAQWQLSRLRHPLFPPPQLRLTLRALLESASHEIYRVQTATTLMIAMAIARWTQMPNNYWIPMTAAIVLRPVLANAVEIGVMRLAGTLLGAVLASAVAQALHPGLAGLAVLVVAFAFASYLFVFVNYTYFAVALTPYIVFLLELSGLPEDALIKPRALHTLLGGVIAIVSQALLARLVPGPPRRVHA; from the coding sequence TTGATTTTGATCGCCTGGTCGCGGCGCTCGCGAGCCTCCGACAGCGGGTGCCGCTGGCCGAAGCGACGACGCATCCGCAGTGATTGCACGGATGGTCGGTTCGGGGCGCCGCCCTCGGAGGCCGAAGCGGCGCACTTTGCCGTCGCGGATGAGGTCCTTCATGGCGCGTGCCACGTCCTTCGATGGGCACGGGCGACGCGTGCGAGTTCGCTGACGGCGGTTCAGAGCGAGTATTCGCTCTGGACGCGCGACCCGGAGGCCGAGGTGCTCCCGGCCTGCGAGGAGCTGGGAAGCGGCTTCGTGCCCTTCACCCCGCTGGGCGCGGGCTACCTGACCGACGAGATCGATTCAGCGACCAAGTTCGACCAGAGCGATTCGTGTCTTCACGCCCGAGGCAGCCGAGGCCAGCGCACGCGAGGGCACGCGCTCGCACCCGACCTAGATTTGGTGCTGGGGCGGGCCATGCACGAGGTCTTCCGAAAGCTGCTCCGGCCGGACTGGTCCAGGCTGGACGTGCACACCGCCCTGCGTTGCGTTCCGGGAATCGCACTGCCGCTTCTGCTGGGCTTCGCCACGGGTCACGTCCGGCAAGGGGTGATGGCCGCCTCGGGCGCGTTCTCGGTGGGCTTCGGTGCGTTTTACGAGATCCTCCGGTCGCGGCGGCTGGCGATGCTGGTGGCGGCGCTGGGGATGGCCGTCTCCAGCTGGGTGGGCGCGGTGTCCGGGAGCTCGACGCCCGCCTGCATCGCCGTGGCCGGGATCTGGGGGCTGGTCTACGGAGTGATCTCCGATCTCAGCGTCGGCGCGTCCTGGGTCTCCTTGATGTGGGTGATCTGGCTGATCATCTCCACCGCCAGCCCCCTGCACGGGGTGCACGCGCTCGCGCGGGCAGGATTCATCTTGCTGGGCGGCGTGCTCCAGGCGCTCTTCGTGGACGCGCAGTGGCAGCTCTCGCGCCTCCGGCACCCTTTGTTTCCGCCGCCGCAGCTGCGCCTCACGCTCCGGGCGCTGCTCGAGAGCGCGTCCCACGAGATCTACCGGGTGCAGACCGCGACGACATTGATGATTGCCATGGCGATCGCGCGCTGGACGCAGATGCCCAACAACTATTGGATACCCATGACGGCGGCCATCGTGCTCCGTCCGGTGCTGGCCAATGCGGTGGAGATTGGCGTGATGCGCCTGGCCGGTACGCTGCTTGGGGCGGTGCTCGCCTCGGCAGTGGCTCAGGCGCTTCACCCCGGACTGGCGGGCCTGGCGGTGTTGGTCGTGGCTTTCGCGTTCGCCAGCTACCTCTTCGTGTTCGTCAACTACACCTACTTCGCCGTGGCGCTGACGCCGTACATCGTGTTCCTGCTCGAGCTCTCCGGCTTGCCCGAGGACGCGCTCATCAAGCCGCGCGCGCTGCACACGTTGCTGGGCGGCGTCATCGCCATCGTCAGCCAGGCGTTGCTCGCGCGGCTCGTCCCCGGTCCGCCGCGGCGGGTGCACGCGTGA
- a CDS encoding amidohydrolase family protein, producing the protein MPIEFNDSHVHLTNYIQEGTDIHGFLKLMGNHVGRSVLFGIPLQQTWSYRISGDYAPTYYLNTDAPLYYYSFTDAYIAMTYKSLTPKERTRFDPMITGFNPADMYAADHVRRVLATFPGVFEGIGEFTIHKEFVSAKVAGEVASLTDPALDRLLDFAGEVGLLTLIHNDFDVPFAKEGASPVYLDQVRALFARHPKTTIIWAHVGLGRVIHPAVDYVGIIEKVVEDPKYQNVYFDLSWDETAKYIVATPETTARVAAFINRHPDRFLFGTDEVAPKSAEQYFSVFQIYQPLWRQLTPEASEKVRKKNYERLFDAARVKVRAWEKANLSLASE; encoded by the coding sequence GTGCCCATCGAGTTCAACGATTCGCACGTCCACCTGACGAATTACATCCAGGAGGGGACCGACATCCACGGGTTCCTGAAGTTGATGGGGAATCACGTCGGGCGGTCGGTCCTGTTCGGGATTCCGCTCCAGCAGACCTGGTCCTATCGAATCTCAGGGGACTACGCCCCGACCTACTACCTGAATACGGACGCACCTCTCTATTACTATTCATTCACAGATGCCTACATCGCGATGACCTACAAGTCGCTGACGCCGAAGGAGCGGACGCGGTTTGACCCGATGATCACCGGCTTCAATCCTGCGGACATGTACGCGGCGGATCATGTTCGTCGCGTGCTCGCCACGTTCCCTGGCGTCTTCGAGGGGATTGGCGAGTTCACCATCCACAAGGAGTTCGTCTCCGCCAAGGTGGCAGGTGAAGTGGCCAGCCTCACCGACCCGGCGCTGGATCGCCTCCTTGACTTTGCCGGCGAAGTTGGCCTGCTGACCCTGATCCACAACGATTTTGACGTGCCGTTCGCGAAGGAAGGGGCCTCGCCGGTATACCTCGACCAGGTGCGAGCGCTATTCGCGCGGCACCCCAAGACGACGATCATCTGGGCGCACGTGGGGTTGGGGCGCGTCATCCACCCGGCGGTCGACTACGTCGGCATCATCGAGAAGGTCGTCGAGGACCCGAAGTACCAGAACGTCTATTTCGACCTCTCCTGGGATGAGACCGCGAAGTACATCGTGGCCACGCCGGAGACCACGGCGCGCGTCGCCGCGTTCATCAATCGTCATCCCGATCGTTTCTTGTTTGGTACCGACGAGGTCGCGCCCAAGAGCGCCGAGCAGTACTTCAGCGTGTTTCAGATCTACCAGCCGCTCTGGAGGCAGCTCACGCCCGAGGCCAGCGAGAAGGTCCGCAAGAAGAACTACGAGCGGCTCTTCGACGCGGCGCGCGTGAAGGTTCGCGCCTGGGAGAAGGCGAACCTGAGCCTCGCCTCCGAATAG
- the glsA gene encoding glutaminase A, translating into MSHLSLVSSKLLIGLALLASPPSFTTDSALARNEAPTAPPGATPPTTATGQRIQAVINEAHRKFASNQEGKNADYIPVLKQVDPKLFGIVVATVDGQVFQVGDAAHPFSIQSVAKVFTLSLLMQQIGADGVEKKIGVNATGLPFNSIIAIENDPKHLPGNPLVNPGAITAVSLLNAPSAEAKWDSIIKTYSAFAGHELTVDQPVYKSESETNTRNRAIATLLKAYEVLKGDPGEALDIYTRECSVSVTARDLAIMGATLANGGVNPMTGQRVMDEKNVPGVLAVMSTAGLYENSGEWSFNVGLPAKSGVGGGIVAIVPGKFAIGTFSPPLDDAGNSVRGQKAVEYISKALGVDLYQPHAQPPRQARTPSRVH; encoded by the coding sequence ATGTCGCACCTGTCACTCGTCTCTTCGAAGCTGCTCATCGGCCTCGCGCTTCTGGCCTCGCCGCCGAGCTTCACCACCGATTCGGCCCTCGCAAGAAACGAGGCGCCCACCGCTCCTCCAGGAGCGACCCCGCCCACCACGGCAACCGGCCAGCGTATCCAGGCCGTGATCAATGAGGCGCATCGCAAGTTCGCCTCGAATCAGGAGGGCAAGAACGCCGACTACATCCCGGTGCTCAAGCAGGTCGATCCCAAGCTGTTTGGAATCGTCGTGGCCACCGTGGACGGCCAGGTCTTCCAGGTCGGCGACGCTGCGCATCCATTCTCCATTCAATCGGTGGCCAAGGTCTTCACCCTCTCGCTGCTCATGCAGCAAATCGGTGCGGACGGCGTGGAGAAGAAGATTGGCGTGAACGCCACCGGCCTCCCGTTCAACTCCATCATCGCCATCGAGAACGACCCCAAGCACCTGCCGGGAAATCCGCTCGTGAACCCCGGCGCTATCACCGCCGTCAGCTTGCTCAACGCGCCTTCGGCCGAGGCCAAGTGGGACTCCATCATCAAGACCTACAGCGCCTTCGCGGGGCACGAGCTCACCGTGGATCAGCCCGTGTACAAGTCGGAATCGGAGACCAACACGCGCAACCGAGCGATCGCCACGCTGCTCAAAGCCTACGAGGTGCTGAAGGGCGACCCCGGCGAGGCCCTCGACATCTACACGCGCGAGTGCTCCGTCTCCGTCACGGCTCGGGACCTGGCCATCATGGGCGCCACCCTCGCCAATGGCGGCGTGAACCCGATGACCGGCCAGCGCGTGATGGACGAGAAGAACGTTCCTGGCGTGCTCGCCGTGATGTCGACCGCCGGCCTCTATGAAAACTCGGGCGAGTGGTCGTTCAATGTCGGCCTCCCGGCCAAGAGCGGCGTGGGCGGCGGCATCGTGGCCATCGTCCCGGGCAAGTTTGCCATCGGCACCTTCTCCCCTCCCCTGGACGACGCGGGCAACAGCGTGCGCGGTCAGAAGGCCGTGGAGTACATCTCCAAGGCGCTCGGCGTTGACCTCTACCAGCCGCACGCCCAGCCCCCGCGCCAGGCACGCACGCCTTCGCGGGTCCACTGA